Proteins from a single region of Thermotoga maritima MSB8:
- a CDS encoding YgiQ family radical SAM protein, which translates to MFLPTTREEMRKLGWKELDIILVTGDAYVDHPSFGVAFIGHYLVSHGFKVGIIAQPDWRTEKDITRLGRPRLFFGVTAGNVDSMVANYTASKKKRKTDDYTPGGIGGKRPDRATIVYTNLIKRFFPEVPVVLGGLEASLRRFAHYDWWSDRVRKSVLVDSKADLLVYGMGEKAVLGIAQILSRTGDIEKCKSIRGVVWWASQKPEEGIELPSYDEISENPEKYAEALKLQTWYTDPYKNIPIYQRQDTRYVVQNPPQPPLSQEELDRLYLLPFEREVHPFYAKMGKVKAIETVKFSITAVRGCFGNCSFCALTQHQTTHVSYRSKDSILEEVRILTKKKDFKGTITDVGGPTANLYGSGCSIRETKGQCQKFCLYPIVCKVVRPNHDEFISLLESIRQIPGVRNVFVSSGIRHDFVFAEKDPDVFIRELVKYTPGQLKLAPEHAHPKVLSLMRKPPVELFLEFKKRFETLAKKMGKRKYVIGYFIVGHPGEGWRENNYLRDFILKHLGYFPQQIQIFTPTPGTVSTAMYYSGVDPFTGEKVHVERSLKVRNKMKENVLFKKKGREKR; encoded by the coding sequence GTGTTTCTTCCCACAACACGTGAGGAAATGAGAAAATTAGGCTGGAAAGAGCTCGATATCATCCTTGTCACAGGCGACGCTTATGTGGATCATCCCTCCTTCGGTGTTGCCTTCATCGGTCATTATCTCGTCTCTCATGGCTTCAAAGTGGGGATCATCGCTCAGCCAGACTGGAGAACAGAGAAAGACATCACACGCCTTGGAAGGCCTCGTCTTTTCTTCGGTGTCACCGCTGGAAACGTTGACTCGATGGTGGCGAATTACACGGCCTCGAAGAAAAAAAGAAAAACGGACGACTACACACCGGGTGGAATCGGTGGAAAAAGACCCGACAGGGCAACCATCGTCTATACGAATCTCATCAAGAGATTCTTCCCGGAAGTTCCCGTTGTCCTTGGTGGATTGGAAGCGAGCCTCAGAAGGTTCGCACACTACGACTGGTGGAGCGATAGAGTGAGAAAGTCTGTTCTCGTCGATTCAAAGGCAGATCTCCTCGTCTATGGAATGGGTGAAAAGGCAGTTCTTGGGATCGCACAGATCCTTTCCAGAACGGGTGATATAGAAAAGTGCAAAAGTATTCGTGGAGTCGTCTGGTGGGCCTCTCAAAAACCCGAAGAAGGCATCGAACTGCCCTCTTACGATGAAATCTCAGAGAATCCCGAAAAATACGCCGAAGCATTGAAACTTCAGACCTGGTACACTGATCCATACAAGAACATTCCGATCTACCAGAGGCAAGACACGAGGTACGTGGTGCAGAATCCACCCCAGCCACCGCTCAGCCAGGAAGAACTCGACCGGCTCTACCTTCTCCCTTTCGAAAGAGAAGTTCATCCGTTTTACGCAAAGATGGGAAAAGTGAAAGCGATAGAGACGGTGAAGTTCTCGATAACGGCTGTGAGAGGTTGTTTCGGAAACTGTTCTTTCTGCGCCCTCACACAGCATCAGACAACTCACGTCTCCTACCGCAGCAAAGATTCCATTCTCGAAGAAGTGAGGATCCTCACGAAGAAAAAGGACTTCAAAGGCACCATCACAGACGTTGGAGGACCGACTGCGAACCTCTACGGTTCGGGCTGTTCCATCAGAGAAACGAAAGGACAGTGCCAGAAGTTCTGTTTGTATCCCATCGTGTGCAAGGTTGTCCGACCGAACCACGACGAATTCATCTCTCTTCTCGAGTCGATCAGGCAAATTCCAGGTGTCAGAAACGTCTTTGTCTCTTCAGGAATCAGACACGACTTTGTCTTTGCCGAAAAAGACCCAGATGTCTTCATAAGGGAACTCGTGAAGTACACCCCGGGACAGCTGAAACTCGCCCCCGAACACGCTCATCCAAAGGTGCTATCTCTGATGAGAAAACCGCCTGTGGAACTGTTTCTCGAGTTCAAAAAACGCTTCGAAACACTCGCAAAGAAGATGGGAAAGAGAAAGTATGTGATCGGCTACTTCATAGTGGGACACCCGGGAGAAGGCTGGAGGGAGAACAATTACTTGAGAGACTTCATACTCAAACACCTCGGGTACTTTCCCCAGCAGATCCAGATCTTCACACCTACTCCCGGAACGGTGAGCACCGCGATGTACTACTCTGGTGTGGATCCCTTCACAGGTGAAAAGGTCCACGTCGAAAGATCGCTGAAGGTGAGAAACAAGATGAAGGAGAACGTGCTGTTCAAAAAGAAGGGGAGGGAAAAGAGATGA